From Staphylococcus delphini, one genomic window encodes:
- a CDS encoding winged helix-turn-helix transcriptional regulator, translated as MEVCPYLEETFKILGRSWNGLILHYLSTCDEYKAHFSEMKRHLCPITNRALSMKVAELADAGLLTKEVISTNPPSVCYHLTEKGVALARALKPLESWAHDYIDLEEKAK; from the coding sequence ATGGAAGTATGTCCATATTTAGAAGAAACATTTAAAATATTAGGGCGCAGTTGGAACGGTTTGATTTTGCATTACCTTTCGACTTGCGATGAATATAAAGCGCATTTTTCAGAGATGAAAAGACATTTATGCCCCATTACAAATAGAGCCTTATCAATGAAAGTCGCCGAGTTGGCCGATGCAGGTTTATTAACGAAAGAGGTCATCTCGACAAATCCACCTTCAGTTTGTTACCATTTAACAGAAAAAGGCGTAGCGCTGGCTCGTGCATTAAAGCCACTCGAAAGTTGGGCGCATGACTATATTGATTTAGAAGAAAAAGCGAAATAA
- a CDS encoding aldehyde dehydrogenase family protein: protein MRDQTKQYINGEWVDSHSGETMAVINPATEEVFGHIAKGNKADVDQAVQAAHDVYLSFRNSSVKERQDLLDRIVKEYENRKDDLIEAMTLELGAPVTQSEKVHYQMGLNHFKAARDALNDFQFEERRGDNLIVKEAIGVAGLVTPWNFPTNQTSLKLAAAFAAGSPVVLKPSEMTPYAAIILAEIFDKVGVPKGVFNLVNGDGEGVGTPLSQHPDVRMLSFTGSGGTGSKIMEAASKDFKKVSLELGGKSPFIILDDADLEEAAKAAVMKVVNNTGQVCTAGTRTLVPESIKDDFLKEVKKQMANVKVGDPQNAETQMGPIVSEKQYNQVQDYIQKGIDEGAELLYGGTGKPDGLEKGYFAKPTIFTNVNNQMTIAQEEIFGPVMSIITYKDLDEAIEIANDTKYGLAGYVFGQNQDNLIRVARSIEAGTIEINEAGRASDLPFGGYKQSGIGREWGDYGIEEFLEVKSIAGYYKGE from the coding sequence ATGAGAGATCAAACGAAACAATATATTAATGGTGAATGGGTTGACAGTCATAGCGGTGAAACGATGGCAGTCATCAACCCAGCCACAGAAGAAGTATTTGGTCATATCGCAAAAGGGAATAAAGCAGATGTAGACCAAGCAGTTCAAGCTGCTCATGACGTGTACCTTTCATTTCGTAACTCGTCTGTCAAAGAACGACAAGACTTGTTAGATCGTATTGTTAAAGAATATGAAAATCGTAAAGATGATTTAATAGAAGCGATGACATTAGAACTGGGTGCACCTGTGACACAATCAGAAAAGGTGCACTATCAAATGGGTTTAAACCATTTTAAAGCCGCACGTGACGCATTGAATGATTTCCAATTTGAAGAACGTCGTGGAGATAACTTAATCGTGAAAGAAGCGATTGGTGTTGCAGGACTTGTCACACCTTGGAACTTCCCAACGAACCAAACATCACTTAAATTAGCGGCGGCATTTGCGGCAGGAAGTCCAGTTGTCCTCAAACCATCTGAAATGACGCCATATGCAGCAATTATTTTAGCTGAAATATTCGATAAAGTTGGCGTGCCTAAAGGTGTATTTAACCTTGTCAATGGTGATGGTGAAGGCGTTGGTACACCGTTAAGTCAACATCCTGATGTCCGCATGCTGTCATTTACAGGTTCTGGTGGCACAGGTTCAAAAATTATGGAAGCAGCGAGCAAAGATTTCAAGAAAGTATCATTGGAACTTGGCGGAAAATCGCCTTTTATCATTTTAGATGACGCGGATCTTGAAGAAGCGGCTAAAGCGGCAGTGATGAAAGTCGTAAACAATACCGGACAAGTATGTACAGCAGGCACACGTACATTAGTACCGGAAAGTATTAAAGACGATTTCCTTAAAGAAGTTAAAAAACAAATGGCGAACGTGAAAGTCGGCGATCCGCAAAATGCCGAAACACAAATGGGTCCTATTGTGAGTGAAAAACAATACAATCAAGTACAAGACTATATTCAAAAAGGTATCGATGAAGGCGCTGAATTATTATATGGTGGTACAGGTAAACCGGATGGCCTAGAGAAAGGATATTTCGCGAAACCTACCATCTTTACAAATGTGAACAATCAAATGACAATTGCCCAAGAAGAAATTTTTGGACCTGTCATGTCAATTATTACGTATAAAGATTTAGACGAAGCGATTGAAATTGCGAACGATACTAAATACGGACTTGCAGGTTATGTTTTCGGTCAAAATCAAGATAACCTTATCCGTGTTGCACGTTCAATTGAAGCAGGTACAATTGAAATTAACGAAGCTGGCCGTGCGTCAGACTTACCATTCGGTGGTTATAAACAATCAGGTATTGGCCGCGAATGGGGCGACTACGGTATTGAAGAATTTTTAGAAGTAAAATCAATTGCAGGCTATTACAAAGGTGAATAA
- the rho gene encoding transcription termination factor Rho, protein MSRERTSPQYESFHELYKNYTTKALTEKAKSLKLVNYSKLNKKELVLAIMEAQMEQDGNYYMEGILDDIQQDGYGFLRTVNFSKGEKDIYISASQIRRFEIKLGDKVTGKVRKPKENEKYYGLLQVDFVNDHNAEEVKKRPHFQALTPLYPDERIKLETEPRNYSTRVMDLITPIGLGQRGLIVAPPKAGKTTLLKEIANAIVTNKPNAKLFILLIGERPEEVTDIERSVDEAEVVHSTFDEHPKHHVKVAELLLERAKRLVEIGEDVIILMDSLTRLARAYNLVVPPSGRTLSGGLDPASLHGPKTFFGAARNIEAGGSLTILATTLVDTGSRMDDMIYEEFKGTGNMELHLDRRLSERRIYPAIDISRSSTRKEELLVPKNELDSLWQLRNMFSNSPDFTERFIRKLKKTKSNAEFFELLQQSAAESSKTGKPII, encoded by the coding sequence ATGTCAAGGGAACGAACATCTCCGCAATATGAATCTTTTCATGAATTATACAAGAATTATACAACAAAGGCCCTCACTGAAAAGGCAAAATCTCTTAAACTTGTTAACTATAGTAAATTAAACAAAAAAGAACTCGTTCTGGCAATTATGGAAGCGCAAATGGAACAAGATGGAAACTACTATATGGAAGGTATCCTCGATGATATCCAACAAGATGGTTACGGCTTTTTAAGAACGGTTAACTTCTCAAAAGGCGAAAAAGATATATACATTTCTGCCAGCCAAATTCGTCGATTCGAAATTAAATTAGGCGATAAAGTAACCGGGAAAGTTCGAAAACCGAAAGAAAACGAAAAATATTATGGATTACTACAAGTTGACTTTGTGAATGATCACAATGCAGAAGAAGTCAAAAAACGCCCTCACTTCCAAGCTCTTACACCTTTATATCCAGATGAACGAATTAAATTAGAAACAGAACCTCGAAACTATTCAACACGTGTAATGGATTTAATTACGCCTATTGGTTTAGGTCAACGTGGCTTAATTGTTGCACCACCTAAAGCAGGGAAAACCACTTTACTGAAAGAAATTGCCAATGCGATTGTTACGAACAAACCGAATGCGAAACTTTTCATTTTACTTATCGGTGAACGACCAGAAGAAGTGACTGACATTGAACGTTCAGTTGATGAAGCAGAAGTGGTACATTCTACGTTTGATGAGCATCCAAAACATCACGTGAAAGTCGCTGAATTGTTGCTCGAACGTGCAAAACGTCTCGTCGAAATTGGTGAAGATGTCATTATTTTAATGGATTCACTGACTCGTTTAGCGCGTGCATATAACCTTGTTGTGCCGCCGAGTGGTCGTACATTATCAGGTGGTTTAGATCCAGCGTCATTACATGGTCCTAAAACATTTTTTGGTGCTGCCAGAAATATCGAAGCAGGTGGCAGTTTAACGATTTTAGCTACTACGCTTGTTGATACAGGTTCGCGTATGGACGATATGATTTATGAGGAATTTAAAGGAACAGGGAATATGGAGCTCCATTTAGATCGACGCCTTTCTGAACGTCGTATTTATCCAGCAATTGATATTTCTAGAAGTTCGACGCGTAAAGAAGAACTCCTCGTTCCGAAAAACGAATTGGATAGCTTGTGGCAATTACGCAATATGTTTTCAAATTCACCTGACTTCACAGAGCGTTTCATTCGTAAGTTGAAGAAAACGAAGTCGAATGCCGAATTCTTTGAACTGTTACAACAAAGTGCAGCTGAAAGTAGTAAAACAGGTAAGCCGATTATTTAA
- a CDS encoding type B 50S ribosomal protein L31 yields the protein MKQGIHPEYRKVIFLDTTTDYKFLSGSTKFSNETMEWEDGNEYPVIRLDISSDSHPFYTGRQKFAAADGRVERFNKKFGLKSDN from the coding sequence ATGAAACAAGGGATTCATCCAGAATACCGTAAAGTTATCTTTTTAGATACGACAACTGATTACAAATTTTTAAGCGGTTCTACTAAATTTTCAAACGAAACAATGGAATGGGAAGATGGTAACGAGTACCCAGTTATTCGTTTAGATATCTCTTCTGATTCACATCCATTCTACACAGGACGTCAAAAATTTGCTGCGGCAGATGGTCGTGTGGAACGTTTCAACAAAAAATTTGGTCTCAAATCAGACAACTAA
- a CDS encoding thymidine kinase, translating into MYEAYHSGWIECITGSMFSGKSEELIRRLRRGVYAKQKVVVFKPTIDDRYHKEKVVSHNGNEIEAINISKASEIWHHDLNGVDIIGIDEIQFFDRDIVDIAQTLAERGYRVITAGLDMDFKGEPFHPVPEMLAVSEHITKLQAVCAVCGASSSRTQRLIDGKPAKVDDPIILVGANESYEPRCRAHHIVAPSENDKEALK; encoded by the coding sequence ATGTATGAAGCGTACCATTCAGGTTGGATAGAATGCATTACTGGAAGCATGTTTAGTGGTAAGTCAGAAGAGCTCATCAGACGCTTACGCCGAGGTGTCTATGCAAAGCAAAAAGTGGTGGTATTTAAACCAACCATTGATGACCGCTACCATAAAGAAAAAGTCGTTTCTCATAACGGTAATGAAATAGAAGCGATTAACATTTCTAAAGCAAGTGAGATATGGCATCATGACTTAAATGGTGTGGATATTATCGGCATTGATGAAATTCAATTTTTTGATCGTGATATTGTAGACATTGCACAAACGCTTGCCGAAAGAGGGTATCGCGTCATTACTGCAGGTCTTGATATGGATTTTAAAGGCGAACCTTTTCACCCTGTTCCTGAAATGCTAGCGGTGAGTGAACATATTACAAAATTACAAGCGGTCTGTGCGGTTTGTGGGGCGTCATCGAGTCGAACACAACGATTGATTGATGGCAAGCCTGCAAAAGTGGATGATCCGATTATACTTGTAGGTGCAAATGAAAGTTATGAGCCGCGTTGTCGTGCGCATCATATCGTAGCACCGAGTGAAAATGATAAGGAGGCGTTGAAATAA
- the prfA gene encoding peptide chain release factor 1, which yields MFDQLDIVEERYEQLNELLSDPEVVSDSNLLRKYSKEQSELQKTVEVYRQYKQVKEDAEEIELMLAETDDADEVEMLKEEASVLKAEVPELEEQLKLLLIPKDPNDEKDVIVEIRGAAGGDEAAIFAGDLFRMYSKFAESHRFKLEIVEATESDHGGYKEISFSVSGDGAYSKLKYENGAHRVQRVPETESGGRIHTSTATVAVLPEVEDVEIEIRNEDLKIDTYRSSGAGGQHVNTTDSAVRITHIPTGVIATSSEKSQIQNREKAMKVLKARLYDMKLQEEQQKYAAQRKSAVGTGDRSERIRTYNYPQSRVTDHRIGLTLQKLDQIMEGKLDEIVDALTMHEQTEKLKELNTGEL from the coding sequence ATGTTTGATCAATTAGACATTGTTGAAGAACGTTATGAACAACTGAATGAATTGTTAAGCGATCCAGAAGTTGTGAGTGATTCAAATCTTCTTAGAAAATATTCTAAAGAACAATCAGAATTACAAAAAACGGTAGAAGTGTACCGTCAATATAAACAAGTAAAAGAAGATGCTGAGGAAATTGAATTAATGCTTGCTGAAACAGATGACGCTGATGAAGTGGAAATGTTAAAAGAAGAAGCAAGTGTATTGAAAGCAGAAGTGCCAGAACTTGAAGAGCAGTTAAAATTATTGCTCATTCCAAAAGATCCGAATGACGAAAAAGACGTGATTGTGGAAATTCGTGGGGCTGCAGGTGGCGATGAAGCGGCTATTTTTGCTGGTGACTTATTCCGTATGTATTCAAAGTTTGCTGAGTCACATCGTTTTAAACTTGAAATTGTAGAGGCGACAGAAAGTGACCACGGTGGTTATAAAGAAATCAGTTTCTCAGTTTCTGGTGACGGTGCCTACAGTAAGTTGAAATATGAAAATGGTGCGCACCGTGTACAACGTGTCCCTGAAACAGAATCAGGTGGCCGTATTCATACGTCAACAGCCACAGTTGCAGTCTTACCAGAAGTAGAAGACGTAGAAATTGAAATCCGCAATGAAGACTTGAAAATCGATACGTATCGTTCAAGTGGTGCAGGTGGACAGCACGTTAATACAACGGACTCTGCCGTACGTATTACCCATATTCCAACTGGGGTCATCGCGACATCTTCAGAAAAATCGCAAATTCAAAACCGTGAAAAAGCGATGAAAGTGTTAAAAGCGCGTTTGTATGATATGAAATTGCAAGAAGAACAACAAAAATATGCAGCGCAACGTAAGTCAGCGGTGGGTACAGGTGACCGTTCAGAACGTATCCGTACATATAACTATCCGCAAAGTCGTGTGACGGACCACCGTATTGGTTTAACATTACAAAAATTAGATCAAATTATGGAAGGCAAGTTAGACGAAATTGTGGATGCGTTAACGATGCACGAACAAACTGAAAAATTGAAAGAGCTTAATACTGGTGAATTATAA
- the prmC gene encoding peptide chain release factor N(5)-glutamine methyltransferase, producing MNYKEWRQQAEQQMVANGYEANAIQWFMMDTLQWSRTSLILNEMTLMPESTLKQLNDGLSRLLTGMPVQYVVGQAEFYGRQLKVTSDVLIPRPETEEVVHYFLTQLAAAKVVADIGVGSGAIAVTLKAERPELRVIATDISSQAIAVARENAQRLQQDITFIQGNVLQPLIDQGVRLDGLISNPPYIGEHERALMDDSVIQYEPHVALFAGQEGYQVYAAILRDLPHVMQDGAPVVFEIGFQQGLQLTRMMQQLYPHITPEVINDINGHARIFHFKWTQP from the coding sequence GTGAATTATAAAGAGTGGCGACAACAGGCTGAACAGCAAATGGTGGCTAATGGATACGAAGCGAATGCCATCCAATGGTTCATGATGGATACGTTGCAATGGTCGAGAACTTCACTCATTTTGAATGAAATGACGCTAATGCCCGAATCGACGCTTAAACAGTTGAATGACGGTTTATCACGACTGCTCACAGGGATGCCAGTGCAATACGTTGTCGGTCAAGCTGAGTTTTACGGCCGCCAATTGAAAGTGACTTCGGATGTGCTTATTCCTAGACCCGAGACAGAAGAAGTGGTGCATTATTTTTTAACACAGTTGGCAGCTGCTAAAGTTGTTGCTGACATTGGTGTGGGAAGTGGTGCAATTGCTGTCACTTTAAAAGCTGAACGACCTGAATTGCGTGTGATTGCGACAGATATTTCGTCTCAAGCGATAGCGGTCGCACGAGAAAATGCGCAGCGACTCCAACAAGACATCACCTTTATACAAGGAAATGTGTTACAGCCGTTGATTGATCAAGGTGTTCGATTGGATGGTTTAATTTCGAATCCACCGTACATTGGTGAGCATGAACGCGCATTGATGGACGACAGTGTGATCCAATATGAACCGCATGTGGCGCTTTTTGCAGGTCAAGAAGGCTATCAAGTATATGCAGCGATATTACGTGATTTGCCTCATGTCATGCAAGATGGTGCGCCGGTCGTCTTTGAAATTGGCTTCCAACAAGGTCTACAGTTAACGCGCATGATGCAACAGTTGTATCCGCATATTACGCCAGAAGTCATTAACGACATCAACGGTCATGCACGAATTTTTCATTTTAAATGGACGCAGCCATAG
- a CDS encoding L-threonylcarbamoyladenylate synthase: MSETKIWDVRDYTTRLEEYPKLPEIVKTLQNGGLVVLPTETVYGLGGNAKDDTAIRKIYEAKGRPSDNPLIVHIHDTDQLDDFVANISEATRKLMEAFWPGPITFILPLRQGFLCDRVTGGLNSVAVRMPSHPVALALLKAVDLPIAAPSANLSGRPSPTTFEHAFHDLNHRVDGIMQSTQSDAGLESTVVDCTSFPFRIARPGTITRNMLNDILPQSVEVHSPQATEKPIAPGMKYRHYAPSTPLKMIAQLNAPIHEDAHEDWSKIAFIVPETKKQLLPASAQVIVISESESDIQGANHNLYDVLHQLDQLDDVDMAYIYGFEDNFDTEALRNRMLKAVSQQVVKDESL, from the coding sequence ATGTCAGAAACGAAAATTTGGGATGTTCGAGATTATACAACACGATTAGAAGAATATCCGAAATTACCAGAAATTGTAAAAACTTTACAAAATGGTGGACTCGTCGTGCTACCGACAGAAACAGTGTACGGTTTAGGTGGCAATGCAAAAGATGATACGGCCATTCGTAAAATTTATGAAGCGAAAGGGCGTCCTTCCGATAACCCTTTAATTGTGCATATTCATGATACGGATCAGCTTGATGATTTTGTAGCAAACATTTCGGAGGCGACACGTAAGTTAATGGAAGCTTTTTGGCCGGGACCGATTACCTTTATATTACCGTTAAGACAAGGATTTTTATGTGATCGGGTGACAGGTGGATTGAATTCCGTGGCAGTGCGTATGCCGAGTCATCCTGTCGCGTTAGCATTGTTAAAAGCGGTCGATTTGCCGATTGCAGCACCGAGCGCAAATTTAAGTGGACGTCCTTCCCCAACCACGTTTGAACATGCGTTTCATGATTTGAATCATCGTGTGGATGGCATTATGCAATCAACGCAAAGTGATGCGGGACTCGAAAGCACGGTTGTAGATTGTACGTCATTTCCATTTCGTATTGCGCGACCAGGGACGATAACACGCAACATGTTGAATGATATTTTGCCACAATCTGTCGAAGTCCACAGTCCGCAAGCTACTGAAAAACCGATTGCGCCAGGGATGAAATATCGTCATTATGCGCCGTCAACGCCTCTTAAAATGATAGCGCAACTCAATGCACCGATTCACGAAGACGCACACGAAGACTGGTCGAAAATCGCATTTATCGTCCCTGAAACGAAGAAACAGTTGTTGCCAGCAAGTGCGCAAGTCATTGTCATAAGTGAAAGCGAATCCGATATTCAAGGTGCCAATCATAATCTGTATGACGTGTTACATCAACTGGACCAACTCGATGATGTCGACATGGCGTACATTTATGGATTTGAAGATAACTTTGACACTGAAGCGTTGAGAAATCGGATGCTTAAAGCGGTCAGTCAACAAGTCGTAAAGGATGAGTCGTTATGA
- a CDS encoding low molecular weight protein arginine phosphatase, with product MKIVFVCTGNTCRSPLAESIAKQLMPDFEIVSRGLMAQEGQPISPHSRELLRRHVLPIPNGAQLFDAADAEADLILTMTTSHRQMIQAMYGPQVNVYALNDYVDEDLPVEDPYGGQYETYEQVFEQLTRMLNKLRSKLVTE from the coding sequence ATGAAAATCGTATTTGTATGTACGGGCAACACGTGTCGTAGTCCATTAGCCGAAAGTATTGCGAAACAATTAATGCCAGACTTTGAAATTGTTTCAAGAGGACTGATGGCACAAGAAGGGCAACCGATATCGCCACATAGTCGTGAATTGTTACGACGCCATGTATTACCGATACCGAATGGCGCACAATTGTTTGATGCAGCGGATGCTGAAGCGGATTTGATTTTAACGATGACGACTTCACATCGCCAAATGATTCAAGCGATGTATGGCCCACAAGTGAATGTGTATGCATTAAACGATTATGTGGATGAAGATTTGCCAGTAGAAGACCCTTATGGTGGGCAGTATGAAACGTATGAACAAGTCTTTGAACAATTAACTCGGATGCTCAACAAGTTAAGGTCTAAATTAGTGACAGAATAA
- a CDS encoding TIGR01440 family protein, giving the protein MQDLNQLLEELKAQSFFNEGEICVIGCSTSEVQGARIGTTGSIDVAKEIFEALVKIQQETGVSFAFQGCEHINRAITIERKDFDPYVMTEVSVVPDVHAGGSLSTHAYRHMEAPMVVEHIRADKGIDIGQTLIGMHLKHVAVPVRTTVKQVGQAIVTVATSRPKKIGGERAKYQL; this is encoded by the coding sequence ATGCAGGATTTAAATCAATTATTAGAAGAACTTAAAGCCCAATCGTTTTTTAATGAAGGAGAGATATGTGTCATAGGTTGTTCGACTTCTGAAGTTCAAGGGGCACGTATTGGAACAACTGGCTCGATAGATGTCGCTAAAGAAATTTTCGAAGCACTTGTTAAGATTCAACAGGAGACAGGTGTTTCATTTGCGTTTCAAGGTTGTGAACATATCAATCGTGCCATTACGATCGAGCGCAAAGATTTTGATCCATACGTGATGACTGAAGTTTCTGTCGTTCCAGATGTGCATGCTGGGGGTTCTTTATCAACACATGCGTATCGTCATATGGAAGCGCCCATGGTAGTCGAACATATCCGAGCTGACAAAGGTATTGATATCGGTCAAACATTGATTGGTATGCATCTGAAGCATGTGGCAGTACCTGTTCGGACTACAGTGAAACAAGTTGGCCAAGCAATTGTGACTGTAGCAACATCTCGACCGAAAAAAATCGGGGGCGAACGTGCTAAATATCAACTTTAA
- the glyA gene encoding serine hydroxymethyltransferase has translation MSFLAKQDKSVFESIQKEFHRQNTSIELIASENFVSEAVMEAQGSVMTNKYAEGYPGRRYYGGCVFVDQTEQLAIDRAKALFNAEHVNVQPHSGSQANMAVYLVALEHGDTVLGMNLSHGGHLTHGSPVNFSGKFYNFVEYGVTKDEEHIDYEEVRKLAKEHKPKLIVAGASAYSRSIDFKKFKEIADEVGAKLMVDMAHIAGLVAAGLHQNPVEFADFVTTTTHKTLRGPRGGMILCKEEYKKEIDKTIFPGIQGGPLEHVIAAKAVAFGEALQPEFKTYQQQVIKNAQMLAKTLIDNGFRIVSGGTDNHLVSVDVKGSVGITGKVAEEALDEIGITCNKNTIPFDQEKPFVTSGIRLGTPAATTRGFDEKAFEEVGRIISDVLKNHEDQKVLADAKSRVQALTEKFPLYS, from the coding sequence ATGTCATTTCTTGCTAAACAAGATAAGTCTGTATTTGAAAGTATTCAAAAAGAGTTTCATCGTCAAAACACAAGCATTGAATTAATTGCATCTGAGAACTTTGTTTCTGAAGCAGTCATGGAAGCACAAGGTTCAGTCATGACGAACAAATATGCTGAAGGTTATCCTGGACGCCGTTACTATGGGGGTTGCGTATTTGTAGACCAAACGGAGCAGCTTGCAATTGATAGAGCAAAAGCACTTTTCAATGCTGAACATGTCAATGTCCAACCGCATTCTGGTTCACAAGCAAATATGGCTGTATATCTTGTTGCACTTGAACATGGAGACACAGTGCTCGGTATGAATCTAAGTCATGGTGGTCACTTAACGCACGGTTCACCAGTTAACTTTAGTGGTAAGTTCTACAACTTTGTGGAATATGGTGTAACGAAAGACGAAGAGCATATCGACTATGAAGAAGTTCGTAAGTTAGCAAAAGAACACAAGCCTAAATTAATCGTAGCGGGTGCTTCTGCTTATTCACGTTCAATCGACTTCAAGAAATTTAAAGAAATTGCTGATGAAGTTGGCGCGAAGTTAATGGTAGATATGGCGCATATTGCAGGGCTTGTTGCAGCGGGTCTTCACCAAAACCCAGTTGAATTTGCGGATTTCGTTACAACAACAACGCATAAAACATTACGCGGTCCTCGTGGCGGTATGATTTTATGTAAAGAAGAATATAAAAAAGAGATTGATAAAACAATTTTCCCTGGCATTCAAGGTGGTCCACTTGAGCATGTGATCGCTGCGAAAGCTGTTGCATTTGGAGAAGCATTACAACCAGAATTCAAAACGTATCAACAACAAGTGATTAAAAATGCGCAAATGCTTGCAAAAACTTTAATAGATAATGGCTTTAGAATTGTATCTGGTGGTACAGATAACCATCTTGTATCAGTAGATGTTAAAGGTTCTGTAGGCATTACAGGTAAAGTAGCAGAAGAGGCACTTGATGAAATTGGTATTACATGTAACAAAAATACAATCCCATTTGATCAAGAAAAACCTTTCGTTACGAGTGGTATCCGTTTAGGTACACCGGCTGCGACGACGCGTGGTTTTGATGAAAAAGCATTTGAAGAAGTCGGCCGCATCATTAGCGATGTCCTTAAAAACCATGAAGACCAAAAAGTTTTAGCAGACGCGAAGTCACGTGTTCAAGCATTGACAGAAAAATTCCCTTTATATTCATAA
- the upp gene encoding uracil phosphoribosyltransferase yields MGKVHVFDHPLIQHKLSYIRDVNTGTKAFRELVDEVGMLMAYEVTRDLELKDVEIETPVTKAIAKRLSGKKLAFVPILRAGLGMTTGILNLVPAARIGHVGLYRDPETLEAIEYFVKLPQDIEEREIIVVDPMLATGASAIEAINSLKKRGAKHIRFMCLIAAPEGVEKLQAAHEDVDIFIAALDEKLDDNAYIIPGLGDAGDRLFGTK; encoded by the coding sequence ATGGGTAAAGTACATGTATTTGATCACCCTTTAATTCAACATAAGTTAAGTTATATTCGAGATGTCAACACAGGTACAAAAGCATTTCGTGAGTTAGTTGATGAGGTAGGCATGCTGATGGCTTATGAAGTGACGCGTGATTTGGAACTAAAAGATGTTGAAATCGAAACACCTGTCACAAAAGCTATTGCGAAACGTTTATCAGGTAAAAAACTCGCATTTGTACCGATTTTACGTGCAGGACTCGGTATGACAACAGGGATTTTAAACCTTGTACCGGCAGCAAGAATCGGACATGTCGGTTTATATCGTGACCCTGAAACACTTGAAGCGATCGAATATTTTGTGAAACTACCACAAGATATTGAAGAACGCGAAATCATCGTAGTCGACCCAATGCTTGCAACGGGTGCATCAGCGATCGAAGCAATTAACTCATTGAAAAAACGAGGCGCGAAACATATTCGTTTTATGTGTTTAATTGCCGCTCCAGAAGGCGTTGAAAAACTTCAAGCAGCACATGAAGATGTGGATATTTTTATTGCCGCATTGGATGAAAAGTTAGATGACAATGCTTATATCATCCCTGGTCTCGGCGATGCTGGAGACCGTCTATTCGGTACAAAATAA